From the genome of Virgibacillus siamensis, one region includes:
- a CDS encoding metallophosphoesterase, whose translation MKKLLAGFGLLASAFTLLRRIRFETNHFKLNSVSFKSSKLPPEANFTILQMTDLHNKVFGFNNERLVDAAKAVNPDILVLTGDFLDDDTQTLGSVFSLVERLTANHEHVYFVSGNHDWANSRKAEFLNGLHERNVFILNNQSTRITIRDVHLNLVGVDDPSKEHEDIVEAFNSVDTDNYTILLSHAPDIIRMYRDIPADLILCGHTHGGQIRSPFFGALIAPDQGLFPKLDKGVFEFGPEQYLYIDSGLGTSRIPVRFLNQSQLSLVTIIGQ comes from the coding sequence ATGAAAAAACTGTTAGCAGGCTTTGGCTTATTGGCTTCTGCATTTACCCTTTTACGAAGAATCCGCTTTGAAACCAACCACTTCAAACTGAACAGTGTTTCTTTTAAAAGCAGTAAGCTGCCGCCTGAAGCAAACTTCACTATTCTGCAGATGACTGATTTGCACAATAAGGTGTTCGGTTTTAATAATGAACGGCTGGTTGATGCAGCAAAAGCTGTTAATCCGGACATTCTGGTTTTGACAGGAGATTTTTTGGATGATGACACACAAACGCTTGGCAGTGTTTTTTCATTGGTGGAACGGTTAACGGCAAATCATGAGCACGTTTATTTTGTTTCCGGAAATCATGATTGGGCGAACAGCCGTAAAGCGGAATTTCTGAATGGACTGCATGAACGAAATGTCTTCATCCTGAACAATCAGAGTACCCGTATTACTATCCGGGATGTACACTTGAATCTCGTTGGCGTGGATGATCCATCGAAAGAACATGAGGATATAGTAGAAGCATTCAATAGTGTGGATACGGACAACTATACCATTCTGCTTTCGCATGCACCGGACATTATTAGGATGTATCGTGACATTCCTGCCGATCTTATTTTATGCGGGCATACACACGGCGGTCAGATACGTTCTCCGTTTTTTGGTGCTTTGATTGCACCGGATCAGGGGTTATTCCCTAAACTTGATAAAGGCGTATTTGAATTTGGACCGGAACAGTATCTTTATATTGACAGCGGGCTTGGCACCAGCAGAATCCCGGTACGTTTTTTAAATCAGAGTCAGCTGAGTTTAGTGACAATTATAGGTCAATAG
- a CDS encoding response regulator transcription factor has protein sequence MINNNELMEKAIELYAERFELTAIVTDTNGVPIHLVKGNNQLCNILLRQNGNSLTNRMREALQELRIGSEPVFYEIIPGMHTLIAPVESKANGRQFLWAGMMIGDDSRDWLRNHLEFIVSGTHDWKRILENTPVLTKRKKGLWMSWIHKLVHLSTLYDKEMDTPPMQNNLLQRASWKNGLDINELLHNFVGNRNIFDFLGFAEIHKDDEYTINHIAGEATEELLGATFSLGEGFLGRILLSNDYTKWENIEEDPRARFFHRYFLFPKTLFGFPIMKHDGSTAILFGGKLRNSYIEEKELEIGHMLAAVLERNLVTSALKQENMKQLQRLSSLGEICRMMVTAPDLKSTLYILVDIGLSILEGTFSCIILKDSESGKLKLVSRGKHPEVKTFARKVMKRYEDKTDHFNVSLKVCDDETAWEQSVIECPLYYKDSLLGVLCIGTNLTTDTQLSKEMNFLQTLSIIGGITLFLASQDQKQAEQRQIQTLFRSIEQFDVESFRKATEATRIAEEFTKKIGMNQLERSMIKYGCMLASYDHSFIEEMLSENRISTILMESNEVQAGERNWESAARESRIIALILFYIDHDNLDTVSFLPDYPDEILDKFIQYMNENTIVEEEFDAVELPVSSEMEALALSPREKEVLDLIVDGLNNREIAEKLYISEHTVKNHVTKIFQKLDVSDRAHAISKVYQMRYSSNNSY, from the coding sequence ATGATAAACAACAACGAGCTAATGGAAAAAGCAATTGAATTATATGCTGAGCGTTTTGAACTGACTGCTATCGTAACAGATACGAATGGAGTCCCGATTCATTTGGTTAAAGGGAACAATCAGTTGTGTAATATTCTTCTGCGTCAGAACGGTAACAGTCTGACCAATCGAATGAGAGAGGCCCTTCAGGAACTCCGCATAGGCAGTGAACCGGTTTTTTACGAGATTATTCCAGGTATGCATACGCTCATTGCACCTGTTGAGAGTAAAGCGAACGGCAGGCAATTTTTATGGGCGGGCATGATGATCGGGGATGATTCAAGGGATTGGTTACGAAACCATCTTGAATTCATTGTTTCGGGAACACATGACTGGAAACGGATTCTGGAAAATACACCGGTTCTGACAAAAAGAAAAAAAGGCTTATGGATGAGCTGGATTCATAAACTGGTCCACCTTTCCACACTGTATGATAAGGAAATGGATACTCCACCGATGCAGAATAATTTGCTGCAGCGCGCTTCCTGGAAAAATGGTCTGGATATTAATGAACTGTTACACAATTTCGTCGGAAACAGGAATATCTTTGATTTTCTGGGATTTGCGGAGATACATAAAGATGATGAATATACGATAAACCATATAGCCGGTGAGGCGACAGAGGAACTGCTGGGGGCAACGTTCTCCCTGGGCGAGGGCTTTCTTGGCAGGATTCTCCTCAGCAATGATTATACAAAATGGGAAAATATAGAGGAGGATCCGCGGGCACGATTTTTCCACCGGTATTTCCTTTTTCCGAAGACGCTCTTTGGGTTCCCGATAATGAAGCATGACGGATCAACGGCGATATTATTTGGCGGTAAACTGCGAAATTCTTACATAGAAGAAAAAGAACTTGAAATAGGTCATATGCTTGCAGCGGTCCTGGAACGGAATCTGGTAACGAGCGCATTAAAACAGGAAAATATGAAACAGCTGCAGCGTCTTTCCTCGCTGGGTGAAATATGCAGGATGATGGTAACGGCACCAGATTTAAAAAGCACTTTATATATTTTGGTTGATATCGGACTAAGTATACTGGAAGGAACATTTTCCTGTATTATTTTAAAAGATTCGGAAAGCGGTAAGCTCAAACTGGTGTCACGCGGGAAACATCCGGAAGTGAAGACATTTGCCCGTAAAGTAATGAAACGTTATGAAGATAAAACAGATCACTTCAATGTATCACTGAAGGTGTGTGATGATGAAACCGCGTGGGAGCAGTCAGTGATTGAATGTCCGCTTTATTATAAGGACAGTTTGCTGGGGGTATTATGCATTGGCACAAACCTGACAACAGATACGCAACTGAGTAAGGAAATGAATTTTCTGCAGACGTTGTCCATTATCGGCGGCATTACATTGTTTTTGGCCAGCCAGGACCAAAAGCAGGCAGAACAGCGGCAGATTCAGACACTGTTCCGTTCGATTGAACAGTTTGATGTAGAAAGTTTTCGAAAAGCAACGGAAGCAACAAGGATTGCCGAAGAGTTTACGAAAAAAATCGGAATGAATCAGCTAGAACGGAGCATGATCAAATACGGCTGTATGCTTGCATCATATGATCATTCTTTTATTGAGGAAATGCTGTCGGAAAACAGGATAAGTACGATTCTAATGGAGAGCAATGAGGTACAAGCCGGGGAAAGAAACTGGGAATCAGCTGCCAGGGAAAGCCGGATTATCGCACTGATTTTATTTTATATTGATCATGATAATCTTGATACAGTTTCATTTCTCCCGGACTATCCGGATGAGATACTGGATAAATTTATTCAGTATATGAACGAAAATACGATTGTGGAAGAAGAATTTGATGCTGTAGAACTTCCCGTATCATCCGAAATGGAAGCTTTGGCGCTTTCACCACGGGAGAAAGAAGTTTTGGATCTCATTGTGGACGGATTAAACAATCGGGAAATCGCAGAAAAGCTATATATCAGTGAACATACGGTGAAAAATCATGTCACAAAAATCTTTCAAAAGCTGGATGTGTCGGATAGAGCGCATGCTATTTCAAAAGTCTATCAGATGAGGTATTCATCGAATAATTCATACTAA
- a CDS encoding DUF192 domain-containing protein codes for MILKLVDRNTGEVIATDIETAYSFWPRFKGLMLRKDMPEGSALHISPCPSIHTFFMKFSIDILYLNRKNEIIGMERALSPGKVGKRFTGGHSVIEFPAGSLHNSAVHVGDALDFVDERWE; via the coding sequence ATGATTTTGAAGCTGGTCGACAGGAATACGGGGGAAGTCATTGCAACGGATATAGAGACAGCATATTCATTTTGGCCGCGCTTCAAGGGACTTATGCTGCGGAAGGACATGCCTGAAGGATCTGCCCTGCATATTTCACCATGCCCATCAATTCATACGTTTTTCATGAAGTTCAGCATTGATATTTTATATCTAAACAGGAAAAACGAGATTATCGGTATGGAAAGGGCACTATCCCCAGGTAAAGTCGGAAAACGATTTACCGGCGGACACTCGGTCATCGAGTTCCCGGCAGGCAGCTTACACAATTCCGCTGTTCATGTAGGTGATGCATTGGACTTTGTTGACGAAAGATGGGAGTAA